A stretch of DNA from Maniola hyperantus chromosome 14, iAphHyp1.2, whole genome shotgun sequence:
GACGTTATAAACTAGAATATCTTGACTGTTGACGTAACAAACACTAAACGATTAAACACCTACACATTAAAGAAGAATGTCAGCTCACATTTTGCACGCGTTCATAATTGGATCAACCTTGTCACCTAATAGCACGTCTTAAGCTAATATTTACTGGTGCTAACCCTTCACACTATAGATATAATATCTTTATGATATAGTCAGAGCCACTATATCTTCATATACCTATCTATGGTGTAGGTTTCTAGATACAAGATaccaataaaactaaaaatacctaattaaccACTCTGTTCTATGCGGAAGGATCTAAAATGTAATTAATGGAAATTGGGGTCACACCCTCAGCAATGCAGAGACTGTTATAAGTGAAAACCTTGAAATCAATTTTAACGCAGGCTATTTTGTTGTTGCAGGTGGAAATCCCAACGTCAATCAACCGCAGCCGCAGCCGCAACCACAACCTCAAGGGCTAATCGTGGAGACTGGGAACGGGGCGAGCGTGCTGCAACTGCCGGCCACCACGCTCGAACAGATCCGGCACATCGCTGCAGACCCCGGGGCTTCTACTCTTCGCCTTCCCCCGCCCGCAAGCGAGCCCCCACTAGGCGCCCGCGAGGCAGATTTCGATCTCTGCTATGTTTGCAAGCATTGCAAAGTAGCTTTCCCGTCGGCCGCTCCTCTGCAGGTTCATCAAGCACGCTCCTGCTACGCCGGCCAGGAGGCGGCACGCGGCGTCATACGAGTCGTGCAGCCTGCGCTGGAGTGCCGGACGTGCCTCGGGGAGCGCTTCCGCTCGTCGGCAGACTTCCGCCGGCACGCCGACACCGAGCTCCATCTTCGCAATCTCGCCCCTCCTCCGGTGCCGCCTGTGCCGGAGCCGCTCTCCCACGAGATGGAGGACGTCGTCAACCAGATCACACTcctcgccgcccgcgccgcgcagGACACCTCCCCAAAGGATCCCAACATCAACTTCTGCGCGCCCGGTCCGCGCTTCCCGCAGCCCAGCGAGCTCCCGCTCGCGAGCGCCGGACATTAATCCTAACTAAGAAATGTATAGTTACTACTACTAGAGCCCCTCGCTCTCTCCGTTGTTCAACAACGCAACAGTTCACTATTAGCTCTTAATGCTTCTTTTCGTTGACGAATGTCGCCGCGGAAGCGGCACTTTCTTAGTTATACGTTTAAAGCTTGTAGTCGTGTAAGTGTAGGTTAATTGGGAGCCGGCCCCGGTCGCGGGTTTTGTACGTAACGCAAGAGGCCGAGGCGGCTCCCCAGCCGCCGCCGCGCACTgggaggcggcggcggcggccagCTCGGCCGCGTCTCGGCGCCGCACTTCATATCATACGTTAGACAGGTTTTATTATATACGTTTATCGTTGCGGCCGCACGAGCGCCGCGGCCGAGCCGGCGGCTATCTTTAACATCGTCTCCCAGGTAAACAAGTTCCTATCTTTATGGCATATAATATTATCGATATTGATAATTAcgatttaattattgtttaaagctatgtaatacatacatataatcgTTCTAATTTTAGGCATAGATACGTTCTCGTAAGAAGTTCCTGATGCATCGTAAATGTATGAAGATATATATAcgtatatgattttttttatgtgaggcgaagataggtacctacgtttgtTAGGCAGTAGTGCGGTCGTCCTCTCGCGCGGGTCTTACGCTCGAAAAAAATGTCCCCACAAAATAAACGCGACCCTCCGTATTCGCCGAGCAGCGAACTTTCGACGACAGCGACGACGAGTACCGACGCGTACCGCAGGTAGCGGGTACTCGGCCGGCACAGGACCGGAGAC
This window harbors:
- the LOC138403280 gene encoding uncharacterized protein translates to MAIGKKCPAQPHNPRANLVRAGEDDVRVYGTSPNSYSRLQSRPVADYNNAETVISENLEINFNAGYFVVAGGNPNVNQPQPQPQPQPQGLIVETGNGASVLQLPATTLEQIRHIAADPGASTLRLPPPASEPPLGAREADFDLCYVCKHCKVAFPSAAPLQVHQARSCYAGQEAARGVIRVVQPALECRTCLGERFRSSADFRRHADTELHLRNLAPPPVPPVPEPLSHEMEDVVNQITLLAARAAQDTSPKDPNINFCAPGPRFPQPSELPLASAGH